DNA from Agarilytica rhodophyticola:
TTAGTAGAAAATCAAAAAATTGTCAGACATTTAATTAAACTAAAAAACCAAATTGTTAAATGTAGACAATAATAAATTCCATTATTTAATCTGAAAAATCAATCGCGATTATTTGAAAATGCTTCACAGCTCACCTTTCAATAAAAACATACTTCAAACCATTGAAAAATAAATTGTTAATTGTATACAATCTGCTTTTCACCAGGAAAACTTTGGAATGTGGCGCAAAGGAAATTTGATATAGCGTTAAGAAATATCAATCTTTAATCATAGATATCTGTTTATACCTTTCTAAAACTATAAGTAGGTAAAGAAATGAAAATATATCGCTTGATAATTACCAGCATAATGGCACTTAGTTTTTCTAATATGTCATACTCAGAAGACTGGGATGGGATACCAGTACCCGTAGATTTAGATAATGGAGAATCATGGGAGCTTCAAACTATCTCGGAGAGTTTCAATTACACAGCAGGCCCTACGGACAAGCCTGAAGAATTTACCAAGAAATGGGTAGACTCATTTATTAACCCATGGTTAGGACCCGGCTTATCAGAGTTCAATTCGGGCCATTCTTTTGTCACTGGTGGAGCACTAGGAATAGCAGCCAACAGAAAAGAAGGCACCGATAAAGTTTACACCGGTGTTATCTCTTCAAAAGAAACATTTACCTACCCCCTATATATCGAGGCAATGGCAAAGGTTAGTAATTTAGTATTAGCTTCGAATGTATGGATGCTAAGTGCTGACTCCACGGAAGAAATCGACATAATGGAAGCATATGGAAGTGATCGTCCGGGTCAAGAATGGTTTGCGCACCGCATGCACTTAAGCCACCATGTTTTTATTCGTGATCCTTTTCAGGATTATCAACCGACAGATGAAGGAAGTTGGTATTTCATGGAAACGCCCTGGCGCTATGACTTTCACCGTATAGGTGTGTATTGGAGAGATCCATGGCACCTTGAATATTATATTGATGGTGAATTAGTTCGTACTGTCTCCGGAGAAGCAATTATTGATCCTGAAGGCTACACAAATGGTACGGGACTAAGTAAGCCAATGCATATTATTATTAATACAGAAGATCAAGACTGGCGCTCAGACGCAGGTATTACTCCTACCGATGAAGAACTGGCAGATGATGATAAAAGTATTGTTTGGATAGATTGGTTGCGTGTTTACAAACCCTCAAATGATGGTAGTAGTCCCACACCACCAGATGGAAAAATATCACTTGAAGTTCGTAGTAGTAAGAAATGTGTGGATTTAAAAGAAGGCTCATCTTTAAATGGAGCCAATATACAACAATGGGCATGCGGAGAAAATAATAACAATCAGGATTTTGAATTCGTTTCTAAAGCCGACGA
Protein-coding regions in this window:
- a CDS encoding RICIN domain-containing protein, whose product is MKIYRLIITSIMALSFSNMSYSEDWDGIPVPVDLDNGESWELQTISESFNYTAGPTDKPEEFTKKWVDSFINPWLGPGLSEFNSGHSFVTGGALGIAANRKEGTDKVYTGVISSKETFTYPLYIEAMAKVSNLVLASNVWMLSADSTEEIDIMEAYGSDRPGQEWFAHRMHLSHHVFIRDPFQDYQPTDEGSWYFMETPWRYDFHRIGVYWRDPWHLEYYIDGELVRTVSGEAIIDPEGYTNGTGLSKPMHIIINTEDQDWRSDAGITPTDEELADDDKSIVWIDWLRVYKPSNDGSSPTPPDGKISLEVRSSKKCVDLKEGSSLNGANIQQWACGENNNNQDFEFVSKADDWYEIKTKHNKCVGVKDASNANGANIQQWECFEGGNLQFKPIKKQGDWFELRARHSDKCLDIEASSSTNGTNIQQWQCTGGNNQLFRFK